The Mesorhizobium sp. M1D.F.Ca.ET.043.01.1.1 genome contains a region encoding:
- a CDS encoding NAD(P)H-quinone oxidoreductase, whose product MASGQKIPARMTAIAISQPGGPRVLKPETRDVPSPGPGEILIRVHAAGVNRPDVQQRKGAYPPPPGASDLPGLEVAGEVAALGDEISRWRIGDRVCALTPGGGYAEYVKVHAGSVLPIPAGFTYSEAAAVPENYFTVWHNVFERGGLKKGETLLVHGGSSGIGTTAIQLASAFGSYVVTTAGSKEKCDACLRLGADRAINYREQDFVAEVKDATGGRGADVILDMVGGDYVARNYDAAAIEGRIVQIAVQAGAVASTDFAKLMVKRLVHTGSTLRPRTVEFKAAIAGALEAQVWPLLGTRKVAPVMDMIFPLTEAWRAHERMEEGEHIGKIVLDVG is encoded by the coding sequence ATGGCAAGCGGACAGAAGATTCCGGCGAGGATGACGGCCATCGCGATCTCGCAGCCCGGCGGTCCCAGGGTGCTCAAGCCCGAGACGCGTGACGTGCCTTCGCCTGGTCCCGGCGAGATCCTCATCCGCGTGCATGCCGCCGGCGTCAACCGGCCAGACGTGCAGCAGCGCAAGGGTGCCTATCCGCCGCCGCCCGGCGCCTCGGACCTGCCCGGCCTCGAGGTAGCCGGCGAGGTCGCAGCGCTCGGCGACGAGATATCGCGCTGGCGCATCGGCGACCGGGTCTGCGCGCTGACGCCGGGCGGCGGCTATGCCGAATATGTCAAGGTTCATGCCGGCAGCGTGCTGCCGATCCCGGCCGGCTTCACCTATTCGGAGGCCGCCGCCGTGCCGGAGAACTATTTCACCGTCTGGCACAATGTGTTCGAGCGCGGCGGGCTGAAAAAGGGCGAGACGCTGCTCGTCCACGGCGGCTCATCGGGCATCGGCACCACGGCCATACAGCTGGCCTCGGCGTTCGGTTCCTATGTCGTCACTACGGCCGGCAGCAAGGAGAAGTGCGACGCCTGCCTGAGGCTCGGCGCCGACCGGGCGATCAACTACCGCGAGCAGGATTTCGTCGCCGAGGTCAAGGACGCGACCGGCGGCCGGGGCGCCGACGTCATCCTCGACATGGTCGGCGGCGACTATGTGGCGCGCAACTACGATGCCGCGGCGATCGAAGGGCGCATCGTCCAGATCGCCGTGCAGGCCGGCGCCGTCGCCAGCACCGATTTCGCAAAGCTGATGGTCAAGCGCCTTGTCCATACCGGCTCGACGCTCAGGCCCCGCACCGTCGAATTCAAGGCGGCCATCGCGGGTGCGCTCGAGGCCCAGGTCTGGCCGCTGCTCGGAACCCGCAAGGTCGCTCCGGTCATGGACATGATCTTTCCGCTGACGGAAGCCTGGCGGGCGCATGAGCGCATGGAGGAGGGCGAGCATATCGGCAAGATCGTGCTCGACGTCGGTTAG
- a CDS encoding MFS transporter, producing the protein MFATYRPILSLLRGTAFLLAASGLHGLLLPLRGQVEGFSTASLGLMGTAWAGGFVTGCFFAPRLVRRAGHVRAFGAFAASGAIIALLTGLIIDEYFWILLRAFTGFTMAGAFMVIESWLNEKATNENRGTVFGLYMMVTYASIMGGQMIVAGGDVKSASLFMITGILFCLSLIPTAVSTQSHPKPLQDVKLDVKGLYANSPVSAVACLLIGIANGAWGTLGAVYGARIGISTPEIALMMSLVVVSGAAMQLPAGRLSDTTDRRFVLAGAAFGAALFAVLIFLIEPHSGVFVIVLTASYGAFAYTLYSIAVAHANDHARAEDFVKVSGGLLLLYGFGTMIGPLLAAALMGWLRPEALFLATALAHLSLTGYTLLRIRARAPVPIENREAFKTQPADRAVTPEATRLDPRRKVETNS; encoded by the coding sequence ATGTTCGCTACCTATCGACCGATCCTCTCGCTGCTGCGCGGCACCGCATTCCTGCTGGCGGCGTCGGGCCTGCATGGCCTGCTGCTGCCGCTGCGCGGCCAGGTCGAAGGGTTCTCGACCGCCTCGCTCGGCCTGATGGGCACGGCCTGGGCCGGCGGCTTCGTCACCGGCTGCTTCTTCGCGCCTCGCCTCGTTCGCCGCGCCGGCCATGTCAGGGCCTTCGGCGCCTTCGCCGCCTCCGGCGCGATCATCGCACTGCTCACCGGCCTCATCATCGACGAATATTTCTGGATCCTGCTGCGCGCCTTCACCGGCTTCACCATGGCCGGCGCCTTCATGGTCATCGAAAGCTGGCTGAACGAGAAAGCCACCAACGAGAACCGCGGCACCGTCTTCGGCCTCTATATGATGGTCACTTATGCCTCGATCATGGGGGGCCAGATGATCGTCGCGGGCGGCGACGTGAAATCGGCCTCGCTGTTCATGATCACCGGCATCCTGTTCTGCCTGTCGCTCATTCCGACCGCCGTCTCGACGCAGTCGCATCCCAAACCGCTGCAGGACGTCAAGCTCGACGTCAAAGGCCTATACGCCAATTCGCCGGTTTCGGCGGTGGCCTGCCTTCTGATTGGCATCGCCAATGGAGCCTGGGGCACGCTCGGCGCCGTCTATGGCGCCCGCATCGGCATCTCCACCCCCGAGATCGCGTTGATGATGAGCCTTGTGGTCGTCTCCGGCGCAGCCATGCAGCTCCCGGCGGGGCGGCTTTCCGACACCACGGACCGCCGTTTCGTGCTGGCCGGCGCCGCCTTTGGCGCGGCGCTTTTCGCGGTGCTGATCTTCCTGATCGAGCCGCATTCGGGCGTCTTCGTCATCGTGCTGACCGCCTCCTACGGCGCCTTCGCCTACACGCTCTATTCGATCGCCGTCGCGCATGCCAACGACCACGCGCGGGCGGAGGATTTCGTCAAGGTTTCGGGCGGCCTGCTTCTGCTTTACGGCTTCGGCACCATGATCGGGCCGCTGCTTGCGGCGGCCCTTATGGGCTGGCTGCGCCCCGAAGCGCTCTTCCTTGCGACCGCGCTCGCCCATCTCAGTCTCACCGGCTACACGCTGCTGCGCATCCGCGCACGCGCGCCGGTGCCGATCGAAAACCGCGAGGCCTTCAAGACGCAGCCCGCCGACCGCGCCGTCACGCCCGAGGCCACACGGCTCGATCCGCGCAGAAAGGTTGAAACCAATAGTTGA
- a CDS encoding DUF1192 domain-containing protein, protein MAIFDDEPKKKPRPHEIGQDLSLLSADELSERIALLRDEIARLEAERAAKGATKSAAEALFRRG, encoded by the coding sequence ATGGCGATCTTCGACGACGAACCCAAGAAGAAGCCGCGCCCGCACGAGATCGGCCAGGATCTGTCGTTGCTGTCCGCCGACGAGTTGTCCGAGCGCATTGCCCTGCTGCGTGACGAGATCGCCAGGCTGGAAGCAGAGCGCGCCGCCAAGGGCGCCACCAAATCCGCCGCCGAGGCGCTGTTTCGCCGGGGATAA
- a CDS encoding phosphoglycerate kinase, whose translation MAGFKTLDDIGAVSGKRVLVRVDLNVPVADGKVTDATRIERIAPTISELSGKGAKVILLAHFGRPKDGPSAEFSLEPIARATAEVLGRPVGFASDCIGDRAAEAVAAMKDGDVLLLENTRFHKAEEKNEPAFTERLAANGDIYVNDAFSAAHRAHASTEGLAHRLPAFAGRTMQAELDALEKGLGNPVRPVVAIVGGAKVSTKIDLLMNLVKKVDALVIGGGMANTFLAARGTDVGKSLCEHDLATTAKQIMIEAAEAGCAIILPADGVVAKEFKAGAASETVAIEAVPADGMILDVGAKTVKSVTDWIDRAATLVWNGPLGAFEIEPFDHATVAAAKHAAARTKEGKLVSVAGGGDTVAALNHAGVADDFTYVSTAGGAFLEWMEGKPLPGVEVLKR comes from the coding sequence ATGGCCGGCTTCAAGACACTCGACGATATCGGCGCAGTCAGCGGCAAGCGCGTTCTGGTGCGCGTCGACCTAAACGTGCCCGTCGCCGACGGCAAGGTGACCGACGCCACGCGCATCGAGCGCATCGCGCCGACCATTTCCGAGCTCTCCGGCAAGGGCGCCAAGGTCATCCTGCTTGCGCATTTCGGCCGCCCCAAGGACGGCCCGTCGGCCGAGTTCTCGCTGGAACCGATCGCCCGGGCGACGGCGGAAGTGCTCGGCCGCCCGGTGGGCTTTGCTTCCGACTGCATCGGCGATAGGGCGGCTGAAGCCGTCGCCGCCATGAAGGACGGCGACGTCCTGCTTTTGGAAAACACCCGCTTCCACAAGGCCGAGGAGAAGAACGAGCCGGCCTTCACCGAAAGGCTTGCCGCCAATGGCGACATCTATGTCAACGACGCCTTTTCCGCCGCGCATCGCGCGCATGCCTCGACCGAAGGCCTGGCGCACCGCCTGCCGGCCTTTGCCGGCCGCACCATGCAGGCAGAGCTCGACGCGCTGGAAAAGGGTCTCGGCAATCCGGTTCGGCCCGTGGTGGCCATCGTCGGCGGCGCCAAGGTATCGACCAAGATCGACCTCCTGATGAACCTGGTGAAGAAGGTCGACGCGCTGGTCATCGGCGGCGGCATGGCCAACACCTTCCTCGCCGCGCGCGGCACCGATGTCGGCAAATCGCTCTGCGAGCACGACCTGGCCACCACCGCCAAGCAGATCATGATCGAGGCGGCAGAGGCCGGCTGCGCCATCATCCTGCCCGCCGACGGCGTCGTGGCGAAGGAATTCAAGGCGGGCGCCGCCAGCGAAACCGTGGCCATCGAGGCCGTGCCGGCCGACGGCATGATCCTCGATGTCGGGGCAAAGACGGTGAAGAGCGTCACCGACTGGATCGACCGCGCCGCCACGCTTGTGTGGAACGGCCCGCTCGGCGCCTTCGAGATCGAGCCCTTCGATCACGCCACGGTGGCTGCGGCGAAACACGCCGCGGCTCGCACCAAGGAGGGCAAGCTGGTGTCGGTTGCCGGCGGCGGCGACACGGTGGCCGCGCTCAACCATGCCGGCGTTGCCGACGACTTCACCTATGTCTCGACCGCCGGCGGCGCGTTCCTGGAATGGATGGAGGGCAAGCCGCTGCCCGGTGTCGAGGTGCTGAAGCGCTGA
- a CDS encoding class I fructose-bisphosphate aldolase: MSERLEDIAAAIVADGKGLLAADESSGTIKKRFDVIGVESTADSRRDYREMMFRAKDAMTKYISGVILYDETIRQKAADGTPLVDIIKASGAIPGIKVDLGAKPLAGFPGDTITEGLDGLRERLADYYKLGARFAKWRAVIDIDTAKGVPSATSIASNAHALARYAALCQEAGIVPIVEPEVLMDGAHSIDTCYEVSKATLLKLYGELYAARVVLEGTILKPNMVISGKKSGKKDNPEQVAEKTIKLFRETVPVAVPGIAFLSGGQDDEEATANLNAINVIGPHPWKLSFSYGRALQAAAQKAWSGKASNVAAGQAAFIHRAHMNHLAALGKWQPALEKAA; this comes from the coding sequence ATGAGCGAACGTCTCGAAGACATTGCCGCCGCGATCGTGGCTGATGGCAAGGGCCTTTTGGCCGCCGATGAGAGCTCCGGCACCATCAAGAAGCGTTTCGACGTCATCGGCGTCGAATCGACCGCCGACAGCCGCCGCGACTATCGCGAGATGATGTTCCGCGCCAAGGACGCGATGACCAAGTACATTTCCGGCGTCATCCTCTATGACGAGACGATTCGCCAGAAGGCCGCCGACGGCACGCCGCTGGTCGATATCATCAAGGCGTCCGGCGCCATTCCGGGCATCAAGGTCGATCTCGGCGCCAAACCCCTCGCCGGCTTTCCCGGCGACACCATCACCGAAGGCCTGGACGGCCTGCGCGAGCGGCTGGCGGACTATTACAAGCTCGGCGCCCGTTTCGCCAAATGGCGAGCGGTGATCGACATCGACACCGCCAAGGGCGTGCCTTCGGCGACCTCGATCGCCTCCAACGCGCATGCGCTTGCCCGCTATGCCGCGCTCTGCCAGGAGGCCGGCATCGTGCCGATCGTCGAGCCGGAAGTGCTGATGGACGGCGCCCACTCGATCGACACTTGCTACGAAGTGAGCAAGGCTACCCTGCTGAAGCTCTATGGCGAGCTTTATGCCGCGCGCGTCGTGCTCGAAGGCACCATCCTCAAGCCGAACATGGTCATTTCCGGCAAGAAATCGGGAAAGAAGGACAATCCCGAGCAAGTCGCCGAGAAGACGATCAAATTGTTCCGCGAGACCGTGCCGGTGGCGGTGCCAGGCATTGCCTTTCTCTCCGGCGGCCAGGACGACGAGGAAGCGACGGCCAACCTCAATGCCATCAACGTCATCGGCCCGCATCCGTGGAAGCTCTCCTTCTCATACGGCCGGGCCCTGCAGGCGGCCGCGCAGAAGGCCTGGAGCGGCAAGGCGTCGAACGTCGCCGCCGGCCAGGCGGCCTTCATCCACCGCGCCCATATGAACCACCTGGCAGCGCTCGGAAAATGGCAGCCGGCGCTGGAAAAAGCCGCCTGA
- a CDS encoding thioredoxin family protein, which translates to MHRNAVVSREDWFEAHRRHLEREKELTRFRDCIAAERRQLPWLKLRKDYVFESGQGPKRLAELFAGRSQLIVYHFMMTPGSDHRCEGCSFLADHIDAADQHLKHHDVSLVAVSRAPLAELLPYKQRMGWKFDWVSSYASDFNFDMQVSFTDRQIAAGDTVYNFEKRPLRSRDLPGISVFYRDENGDIFLTFMSRARGGDALIGAYHYLDMTPKGRNETGPYHGLMDWVRLHDEYQAQGKDRPDCCE; encoded by the coding sequence ATGCATCGCAATGCCGTGGTTTCGCGAGAGGACTGGTTCGAGGCGCACAGAAGGCACCTCGAGCGCGAGAAGGAGCTGACGCGGTTTCGCGACTGTATCGCCGCCGAGCGGCGGCAACTGCCCTGGCTGAAGCTGCGCAAGGACTATGTCTTCGAAAGCGGGCAGGGGCCGAAGCGCCTCGCCGAACTGTTCGCCGGCAGGAGCCAGCTGATCGTCTACCATTTCATGATGACACCAGGATCCGACCATCGCTGCGAAGGCTGCTCGTTCCTGGCCGATCACATCGACGCCGCCGACCAGCATCTGAAGCACCACGACGTGTCGCTGGTCGCCGTCTCACGGGCGCCGCTGGCCGAGCTCCTGCCCTACAAGCAGCGCATGGGCTGGAAATTCGACTGGGTGTCGTCCTACGCGTCGGACTTCAACTTCGACATGCAGGTCTCCTTCACCGACAGGCAGATCGCGGCCGGCGACACCGTCTACAATTTCGAGAAGCGCCCGCTACGGTCGAGGGACCTGCCGGGCATCAGCGTCTTCTACCGCGACGAAAACGGCGACATCTTCCTCACCTTCATGTCGCGCGCCCGCGGCGGCGACGCGCTGATCGGCGCCTACCACTATCTCGACATGACGCCGAAAGGCCGCAACGAGACCGGCCCCTATCACGGCCTGATGGACTGGGTTCGCCTGCACGACGAATACCAGGCGCAAGGCAAGGATCGGCCGGACTGCTGCGAGTGA
- a CDS encoding metalloregulator ArsR/SmtB family transcription factor, which yields MIFSDAFVAIADPNRRYLLEELRRGPKTVNELAAGLPVSRPAVSQHLKVLLDAGLVNAKAEGTRRVYTVSGAGFLRLNIWLDQFWETAPGE from the coding sequence ATGATCTTTTCCGACGCCTTCGTGGCGATAGCCGATCCCAACCGGCGTTATCTCTTGGAAGAACTCCGGCGCGGTCCGAAGACGGTGAACGAGCTGGCTGCCGGATTGCCCGTCTCACGCCCGGCCGTTTCCCAGCATCTCAAGGTCCTGCTTGACGCCGGCCTGGTCAATGCCAAGGCTGAAGGCACAAGGCGCGTCTATACCGTCAGCGGCGCCGGCTTCCTCAGGCTCAACATCTGGCTCGACCAGTTCTGGGAGACGGCGCCGGGGGAATAG
- a CDS encoding YafY family protein: MRRADRLFQIVQHLRGGRLVTAQKLGTWLEVSERTIYRDIADLQSTGVPIDGEAGVGYMMREGFDLPPLMFTRDEIVALVAGARMVRAFGGAAMARAADEALVKIGAVLPDTEKDRIARTEIHTPMWVVSDAAREAIDLIERAIEKRQVLTIDYSDEAGRGTARDIRPLGLWFWGKVWTLVAWCEMRDDFRAFRIDRIASVVIAGRVYKPERGKQLADFYRAVERSEDYGMAPDRAART, translated from the coding sequence ATGCGCCGCGCCGACAGGCTTTTTCAGATCGTCCAGCATTTGCGCGGCGGCCGGCTGGTCACCGCGCAGAAGCTCGGCACGTGGCTCGAGGTTTCCGAGCGGACCATCTACCGCGACATCGCCGACCTGCAGTCGACGGGCGTGCCGATCGACGGCGAGGCGGGTGTGGGCTACATGATGAGGGAGGGTTTCGACCTTCCGCCGCTGATGTTCACGCGTGACGAGATCGTGGCGCTGGTTGCCGGCGCCCGCATGGTGCGCGCCTTCGGCGGCGCCGCGATGGCAAGGGCCGCCGACGAGGCGCTGGTCAAGATCGGCGCCGTGCTGCCCGACACGGAAAAGGACCGCATCGCGCGCACCGAGATCCATACGCCGATGTGGGTGGTGAGCGATGCCGCGCGGGAAGCGATCGATCTGATCGAGCGCGCCATCGAGAAGCGCCAGGTGCTGACCATCGACTATTCGGATGAGGCCGGCCGCGGCACGGCACGCGACATCCGGCCTTTAGGCCTGTGGTTCTGGGGCAAGGTCTGGACCCTGGTCGCCTGGTGCGAGATGCGCGACGATTTTCGCGCCTTCCGCATCGACCGCATCGCCTCGGTGGTGATCGCCGGCCGCGTCTACAAGCCGGAGCGCGGCAAGCAGCTCGCCGATTTCTACCGCGCCGTGGAGCGCAGCGAGGATTACGGCATGGCGCCCGACCGCGCAGCGCGGACATGA
- a CDS encoding DUF1127 domain-containing protein: MNPIRAFRKWRMYNETVRELNKLNARQLNDLGINRADIERIARQAV, from the coding sequence ATGAACCCGATCCGTGCTTTCCGTAAATGGCGCATGTACAACGAGACCGTGCGCGAGCTGAACAAGCTCAATGCCCGTCAGCTGAACGACCTCGGCATCAACCGCGCCGACATCGAGCGCATCGCCCGCCAGGCGGTGTAA
- a CDS encoding DUF1013 domain-containing protein — MANTLLMPKATAVWLVDNTALSFEQIAQFCGLHPLEVKAIADGESAQGIKGMDPIMTGQLTRDEIARGEKDPNHRLKLSDPKVRVPESKRKGPRYTPLSKRQDRPNAILWLVRNHPELKDAQIARLVGTTKSTIEQIRERKHWNSANLQPMDPVTLGLTSQIDLDLEVNRASRGREQAQPVAGDTLLPAALTERLVPAPEKPKDEDQELDANAVFAKLSALKSKDKDQDDGEE; from the coding sequence ATGGCCAATACGCTGCTGATGCCCAAGGCGACCGCCGTCTGGCTGGTCGACAACACCGCGCTTTCCTTCGAGCAGATCGCGCAGTTCTGCGGGCTGCATCCGCTGGAGGTCAAGGCGATCGCGGACGGCGAGTCGGCGCAGGGCATCAAGGGCATGGACCCGATCATGACCGGCCAGCTCACCCGCGACGAGATCGCCCGCGGCGAGAAGGACCCGAACCACCGGCTGAAACTGTCCGACCCCAAGGTGCGGGTGCCGGAATCGAAGCGCAAGGGCCCGCGCTACACGCCGCTGTCGAAGCGCCAGGACCGGCCGAACGCCATCCTGTGGCTGGTGCGCAACCATCCCGAGCTCAAGGATGCCCAGATCGCCCGCCTGGTCGGCACCACCAAGTCGACGATCGAGCAGATCCGCGAGCGCAAGCATTGGAACTCGGCCAACCTGCAGCCGATGGATCCGGTGACCCTCGGCCTCACCTCGCAGATCGACCTCGACCTCGAAGTCAATCGCGCCTCGCGCGGCCGCGAGCAGGCGCAGCCTGTCGCCGGCGACACGCTGCTGCCGGCGGCGCTCACCGAGCGGCTGGTGCCGGCTCCGGAGAAGCCGAAGGACGAGGATCAGGAACTCGACGCCAACGCCGTCTTCGCCAAGCTTTCGGCGCTGAAGTCGAAGGACAAGGACCAGGACGACGGCGAGGAGTAG